The Candidatus Saccharibacteria bacterium genome includes a region encoding these proteins:
- a CDS encoding transcriptional repressor produces MNQEFLSFKKTLKSHGHFVTKQRMRLFFIMQKHNALTIRDLIKLLPRQDQATVYRNIRVFERLGIITRLQLGWHSKLELTDKFHHHHHHLTCLKCGSITALPEDEALEANLDRLGTTRGFKATDHQLEIRGLCHSCQ; encoded by the coding sequence ATGAATCAGGAATTCTTGTCATTCAAAAAGACTCTCAAGAGTCACGGTCACTTCGTAACCAAGCAGCGTATGCGATTATTTTTTATCATGCAGAAGCATAATGCACTGACTATACGTGACCTTATCAAGCTTCTACCTCGACAAGATCAGGCAACTGTGTATCGCAATATTCGTGTTTTTGAACGTCTTGGCATAATCACCCGGCTACAACTCGGATGGCACTCCAAGTTGGAGTTGACCGACAAGTTCCATCACCATCATCATCACTTAACTTGTCTAAAATGCGGTAGCATTACAGCACTGCCAGAAGACGAAGCCCTAGAGGCAAACCTTGATAGACTCGGCACTACAAGAGGCTTTAAAGCAACCGATCACCAACTAGAAATCCGCGGCCTCTGCCACTCCTGCCAGTAA
- the pheT gene encoding phenylalanine--tRNA ligase subunit beta, translating into MKVSVNWLKQFTDIDLAVDELVKKIGAQLGAVEEVIDIGKKYQGIVISKVVSCEKHPDADKLSVCLIDDGGVVKNVVRDKDGYVQVVCGAPNVRKGLTVAWLPPGATVPSSVDDNPFVLGARELRGVMSNGMIASGHELAINDDQDGIIELDSEFAPGTDFAEAYQLDDFIIDIENKMFTHRPDCFGILGVAREVAGITGTQFKSPDWYLTSNFKNQSSKTKTLPLEVVNESTRLCPRFMVVAMDDVEVKPSSLMIQTFLTRVGIKPINNIVDITNYLMVLTGQPLHAYDYDKLADNKKQNAKSIEVRASKKGESLKLLNGKTVTFDDNGTVLITAGDVPIGVGGVMGGSETEVDENTKRIVVECANFDMYTIRKTSMKYGLFTDAVTRFNKGQSPLQNNIVLHEAMAMVSSMSGGVVASDVMDEKAQLKTPIGVHVRADFINTRLGLDLEIEAIAQLLLNVEFDVQINGPTLVVTPPFWRTDIEIPEDVVEEIGRLYGYDKLPLELPKRRISPAVRNSLLELKDQVRHNLSRAGANEVLTYSFVHGDLLDKVGQDKQESFKLSNALSPDLQHYRQSLTPSILERVHANIKTGYGEFAMFELGKGHIKGLQDESEPEVPAEVQLVSMVFAADQKTHKSKYSGAAYYQALRYARELLSIFNIDYLLQPGEGLELSGNGEVQVWAPYEKSRSARITNKDGLNLGVVGEFSANVRRELKLPSFTAGFEIKLDVLKQAAQPGKYTALSKFPRVQQDMTLRVPSKATFEQVDAVVREALPTETEAEHRTITYEPLSVYQKKGDSQKNVSFRFSVVSHERTMVAQEVNKLLDEVAQEAKAKLGAKRV; encoded by the coding sequence ATGAAGGTCTCTGTTAATTGGTTAAAGCAGTTTACGGATATTGATTTAGCGGTTGATGAATTGGTTAAAAAAATCGGCGCGCAGCTTGGTGCTGTTGAGGAAGTGATTGATATCGGCAAAAAATATCAAGGCATTGTAATTAGTAAAGTTGTGTCATGCGAAAAGCACCCAGATGCCGACAAATTGAGTGTTTGTTTGATAGATGATGGTGGTGTGGTTAAAAACGTAGTACGCGATAAGGACGGCTACGTCCAGGTTGTTTGCGGTGCACCGAATGTGCGTAAAGGATTAACAGTCGCTTGGCTGCCACCTGGAGCAACTGTGCCTAGTTCGGTTGATGACAATCCGTTTGTACTGGGCGCTCGTGAACTACGCGGCGTTATGAGCAACGGCATGATTGCCAGTGGGCACGAGCTAGCTATTAATGATGATCAGGATGGGATCATTGAGCTTGATTCTGAGTTTGCGCCAGGCACTGATTTTGCAGAAGCTTATCAGCTAGATGATTTTATAATTGATATAGAAAATAAAATGTTCACCCACCGTCCAGATTGCTTTGGTATTCTCGGGGTTGCTCGTGAGGTTGCTGGGATTACTGGCACGCAGTTCAAGTCGCCTGATTGGTACCTAACTTCAAACTTCAAAAACCAAAGTTCAAAAACCAAAACGTTGCCACTTGAGGTTGTAAACGAGTCTACCAGGTTGTGTCCGCGGTTTATGGTGGTAGCCATGGATGATGTTGAAGTTAAGCCAAGTTCGTTGATGATCCAGACATTTTTGACCCGAGTTGGTATCAAGCCGATCAATAATATCGTAGACATAACTAACTACCTGATGGTTTTGACTGGCCAACCGTTGCACGCTTATGATTATGATAAGTTGGCAGATAACAAGAAGCAAAACGCAAAAAGTATTGAAGTTCGGGCATCTAAAAAAGGCGAAAGCTTGAAACTACTAAATGGTAAAACCGTTACCTTCGATGATAACGGAACGGTTCTAATAACGGCTGGCGATGTGCCGATTGGGGTCGGTGGTGTGATGGGTGGCTCAGAGACCGAAGTAGACGAGAATACCAAACGTATAGTTGTTGAATGTGCCAATTTTGACATGTACACCATACGTAAAACTAGTATGAAGTACGGCTTGTTCACTGATGCGGTGACTCGTTTTAACAAAGGCCAGAGTCCGCTACAAAACAACATCGTACTACACGAAGCTATGGCGATGGTTTCTAGTATGAGCGGCGGAGTAGTGGCTAGTGATGTTATGGACGAGAAAGCTCAACTAAAAACGCCGATTGGAGTACACGTTCGAGCTGATTTTATTAATACGCGGCTTGGTCTTGATTTAGAAATAGAAGCTATAGCGCAGCTACTGCTAAACGTGGAATTTGACGTTCAAATAAATGGCCCAACACTGGTTGTGACTCCGCCGTTTTGGCGCACAGATATTGAAATACCGGAAGACGTAGTTGAAGAAATCGGTAGGCTCTACGGCTACGACAAGCTTCCGCTTGAGCTGCCAAAACGTCGTATTTCTCCAGCCGTTCGTAATAGTTTGCTGGAACTAAAAGACCAAGTTCGTCACAACCTATCTAGAGCCGGTGCAAATGAAGTTTTGACCTATAGTTTTGTGCATGGTGATCTGCTAGATAAGGTTGGGCAAGACAAGCAAGAGTCGTTTAAGCTAAGTAATGCGCTTAGCCCAGATTTGCAGCATTATAGGCAAAGTTTGACTCCTAGTATATTGGAGCGAGTTCACGCAAACATAAAGACCGGTTATGGTGAGTTTGCTATGTTTGAACTTGGTAAAGGCCACATAAAGGGGTTGCAGGATGAGTCAGAGCCAGAAGTACCAGCTGAGGTGCAGTTGGTATCTATGGTTTTTGCAGCAGACCAAAAAACACACAAGAGTAAATACAGCGGCGCAGCTTATTATCAGGCACTCCGCTACGCTAGAGAGCTTTTGTCAATTTTTAACATTGATTATCTATTGCAGCCAGGTGAAGGTCTCGAGTTGAGTGGCAACGGCGAAGTTCAGGTTTGGGCGCCTTATGAAAAGAGTAGGTCGGCTCGCATAACCAACAAGGACGGCCTGAATCTCGGTGTGGTAGGCGAGTTTAGCGCAAACGTACGCCGTGAACTTAAATTACCGAGTTTTACCGCTGGATTTGAAATAAAACTAGATGTACTTAAACAGGCCGCTCAGCCGGGTAAGTATACCGCTTTATCTAAGTTTCCGAGAGTACAGCAAGATATGACGTTGCGTGTACCGTCAAAAGCGACTTTTGAGCAGGTAGATGCCGTTGTGAGGGAAGCATTGCCTACTGAAACGGAAGCAGAACACAGGACTATTACCTATGAGCCATTGAGTGTATATCAGAAGAAAGGCGACTCGCAAAAAAATGTTAGCTTTAGATTTTCTGTTGTCTCTCATGAACGAACCATGGTGGCGCAAGAAGTTAATAAATTATTAGATGAAGTCGCTCAAGAAGCCAAGGCTAAACTTGGCGCAAAACGGGTTTAG
- a CDS encoding metallopeptidase family protein produces the protein MQHPGVDIRGIQKNRKDTVWHEVAHYFGLDHDRIYRLEGKDRKH, from the coding sequence ATGCAACACCCAGGCGTGGACATACGAGGAATTCAGAAAAACCGTAAAGACACTGTTTGGCACGAGGTGGCGCACTACTTTGGCTTGGATCACGACAGGATTTATCGATTAGAAGGTAAAGACAGAAAACATTAG
- a CDS encoding ZIP family metal transporter, protein MATYWHIIFFSLIGGIFSLIGGILLLKSKKSADKLAFYATPFAAGALLAAVFLDLLKEGIHEGEGDTVMLAALSGVLLFFLAERFLRWFHHHHSHEEEETANKSLIIVGDTMHNALDGVAITAGFLISVPTGIVTTIAVAAHEIPQEIGDFGLLLKKGMRRRNVLIVNVLSALATTAAAVLTFALGSEEVLPIGILLGLSAGFLLYIATSDIIPSIHAHAAKKKLLDVQPLLLLFGVLVVGLIINIAHDYIDAGHDHGHEEESSTTHMEQSHGEAIEIADESLVPTLELELLDDNKQGYNLHIETTNFTFSGEHVGEEPEIGEGHAHIYVNGEKISRIYTDVVHLPDVHEGDKVRVTLNAHDHSEFAHDGEIISATTTAGDDHSHDAEDDHGH, encoded by the coding sequence ATGGCGACATATTGGCACATTATATTTTTCTCATTAATCGGCGGGATTTTCTCATTAATCGGCGGTATATTACTGCTGAAAAGTAAAAAATCTGCAGATAAGTTAGCGTTTTATGCCACACCATTTGCGGCCGGAGCTTTGTTGGCTGCGGTGTTCCTAGATTTATTAAAAGAAGGTATACACGAAGGCGAAGGCGATACAGTAATGCTCGCCGCTTTATCCGGCGTATTATTATTTTTCCTTGCTGAGCGGTTTTTGCGCTGGTTTCATCACCACCACTCTCATGAGGAGGAAGAAACTGCCAATAAATCTCTGATTATTGTTGGGGATACAATGCATAATGCACTTGATGGCGTAGCTATTACGGCTGGATTTTTGATAAGCGTCCCGACTGGTATTGTGACGACTATTGCAGTTGCGGCACACGAAATACCTCAAGAAATTGGCGACTTCGGCTTATTGCTTAAGAAAGGTATGCGCCGCCGCAACGTGCTCATTGTCAATGTTTTAAGTGCGCTGGCTACCACCGCGGCTGCAGTACTCACCTTCGCACTTGGCAGCGAAGAAGTGCTACCGATTGGTATATTGCTGGGGTTAAGCGCTGGGTTCTTGCTCTACATTGCGACCAGTGACATTATTCCGTCAATTCACGCACATGCCGCTAAGAAAAAACTACTTGATGTACAACCACTCCTGTTGCTTTTTGGGGTGTTGGTCGTCGGACTCATCATCAACATTGCGCATGATTACATTGACGCTGGACATGATCATGGTCATGAGGAAGAGAGTTCTACTACGCACATGGAGCAGAGTCACGGTGAGGCAATTGAAATTGCTGATGAATCCCTCGTACCTACGCTAGAACTAGAGCTACTAGATGACAACAAGCAAGGATACAACCTTCATATTGAAACGACCAACTTTACTTTTAGTGGCGAGCATGTAGGCGAAGAGCCGGAAATTGGCGAAGGTCACGCACACATTTACGTCAATGGAGAAAAGATTAGTCGCATCTACACCGATGTAGTGCATCTACCTGACGTACATGAAGGCGATAAAGTCCGTGTCACGCTTAATGCTCATGATCACAGCGAGTTTGCGCATGACGGCGAAATAATTTCCGCAACGACCACAGCCGGTGATGATCACTCTCATGACGCGGAAGACGACCACGGACATTAG
- a CDS encoding phenylalanine--tRNA ligase subunit alpha, producing the protein MKYKNKKIADAADLLKKRLDKLEDKASILRATELKALYAQIPTLKPEDRADFGKQINALKQELQDLVDSKQQAYDSLPPIDVTAPFDINTSEDKKPHLLSSSIGSRHPLMTEMQRILDIFYRMGFTAVESRQIDDDYHMFESLNFPENHPARDDYDTFMTEDGLVAPAHTSTMQNRVLKRYKKDLEKGNDISVVIPGRVFRNEDLDATHEHTFYQLEGVYVGKGIHAGNLIATLKTFLETYFEQELKVKTQPVYFPFTEPSFEFAISRPKSLRKGTGTEDDEWLELLGCGMIHPNVLKMADIDPEEYTGFAWGFGVDRLVLMKYGIEDIRHFESAKLEFLRQFR; encoded by the coding sequence ATGAAATACAAGAATAAGAAAATCGCTGATGCTGCCGATTTACTAAAAAAACGGTTGGATAAACTTGAAGATAAAGCCAGTATTTTGAGGGCGACTGAGTTAAAGGCGTTGTATGCTCAGATTCCGACGCTAAAACCAGAAGATAGGGCTGACTTCGGTAAGCAAATAAATGCTTTAAAACAAGAACTTCAAGACTTAGTTGACAGCAAACAGCAAGCATATGACAGTTTGCCGCCGATTGACGTTACCGCTCCATTTGACATAAATACGTCAGAAGACAAAAAACCTCATTTATTGAGCAGCAGTATTGGCAGTAGACATCCGCTTATGACAGAAATGCAGCGGATATTGGATATTTTTTATCGTATGGGTTTTACGGCTGTAGAATCGCGCCAGATTGATGATGATTATCACATGTTTGAGAGTTTAAACTTCCCGGAAAATCATCCAGCGCGTGACGATTACGATACGTTTATGACAGAAGATGGCTTGGTAGCGCCGGCGCATACCAGCACTATGCAAAACCGGGTACTTAAGCGATATAAAAAAGATCTGGAAAAAGGTAACGACATAAGCGTGGTCATTCCTGGACGAGTATTTCGCAACGAAGATTTAGACGCTACTCACGAGCATACCTTCTATCAACTAGAGGGAGTGTACGTAGGTAAGGGAATTCATGCCGGTAATTTGATTGCCACGCTCAAGACATTTTTAGAAACTTACTTTGAACAGGAGCTTAAGGTTAAGACTCAGCCAGTTTATTTCCCTTTTACCGAGCCCAGCTTTGAGTTTGCGATTAGCCGGCCGAAGTCACTGCGTAAAGGTACTGGTACGGAGGATGATGAGTGGCTAGAATTGCTTGGTTGCGGGATGATTCACCCTAATGTGCTAAAAATGGCAGATATTGACCCAGAAGAGTACACCGGGTTTGCTTGGGGGTTTGGTGTCGATCGCTTGGTACTCATGAAATATGGTATCGAGGACATTCGGCACTTTGAGTCAGCAAAACTAGAATTTTTGAGGCAGTTTAGGTAA
- a CDS encoding PQQ-dependent sugar dehydrogenase: MAGRSAFWLDGYLYITTGDAGDTALAQSTSSLAGKILRVDENGEIPDDNPFR, translated from the coding sequence ATGGCGGGACGATCTGCTTTCTGGCTGGATGGATACCTGTATATAACCACTGGCGATGCTGGCGATACGGCACTTGCGCAAAGTACAAGCTCGCTGGCAGGCAAAATACTACGGGTCGATGAAAACGGCGAGATACCTGATGACAACCCGTTCCGGTAA
- a CDS encoding DNA recombination protein RmuC has translation MEIAIVVLGLVVVVLLAVLIKKSTSQADQGSTMMLKQDLTTLSENVQQLKEGLHTQLNDRLDKSSQQMARQYEQSAGIIKDVTEKLTALEKTNQQVGDIAGELKVLQNVLTNPKQRGGVGEYYLQTVLENVMAPSQFKLQYAFKDGEIVDAAIFIDKKILTVDSKFSLENYNRLIDEKDKSKREAIVRSFKADLKNRIDETAKYIRPSEDTMDFAFMFIPSEAIYYDLLINKIGASGTNARDLLEYAFREKSVIIVSPTTFMAYLQTVLQGLRSLQIEEQAKDIQQRVGDLGRHIGAYDTFMQKLGNSLGTTVNHYNTAHKELKKIDKDVVKIAEVSPSVEPLLIDKPKQDEEL, from the coding sequence ATGGAAATTGCGATTGTTGTTTTGGGGTTGGTGGTTGTAGTTCTTTTGGCGGTGCTTATAAAAAAATCGACCTCTCAGGCTGATCAAGGTAGTACTATGATGCTTAAACAAGATCTGACAACGCTAAGTGAAAACGTCCAACAGTTAAAAGAAGGCTTGCATACTCAATTAAACGATCGTCTAGACAAAAGTAGTCAACAGATGGCTCGTCAATACGAGCAAAGTGCTGGGATTATTAAGGATGTGACAGAAAAGCTCACGGCGCTCGAAAAAACCAATCAACAAGTCGGCGATATTGCCGGTGAGCTTAAGGTGTTACAAAACGTGCTGACGAATCCTAAGCAGCGCGGCGGAGTCGGAGAATATTATTTACAAACCGTTTTAGAGAACGTTATGGCTCCCAGCCAGTTCAAGCTGCAATACGCGTTCAAGGATGGCGAAATTGTTGATGCGGCTATATTTATAGATAAAAAAATTCTCACGGTTGATTCAAAATTCTCACTAGAAAATTATAATCGGCTAATTGACGAAAAAGATAAGTCTAAGCGTGAGGCAATCGTGCGCTCGTTTAAAGCTGATCTAAAGAACCGAATTGACGAGACCGCTAAGTACATCAGGCCTTCAGAAGATACCATGGATTTTGCCTTTATGTTCATACCGAGCGAAGCGATTTATTATGATTTGCTGATAAATAAAATTGGAGCCAGCGGTACCAACGCTCGAGATTTACTGGAATATGCTTTTCGTGAAAAGAGCGTGATAATTGTTAGTCCGACGACGTTCATGGCGTATTTACAGACAGTATTGCAGGGGCTACGGAGTTTGCAGATTGAAGAACAGGCTAAAGATATCCAGCAACGAGTTGGTGATCTTGGCAGGCATATCGGCGCGTATGATACGTTCATGCAAAAGCTCGGTAATAGCTTAGGTACTACTGTCAATCATTACAATACGGCTCACAAAGAGCTTAAGAAAATTGATAAAGACGTAGTGAAAATTGCTGAAGTAAGCCCTAGCGTCGAGCCTTTGTTAATTGATAAACCAAAACAAGACGAAGAACTTTAG
- a CDS encoding CDP-alcohol phosphatidyltransferase family protein has translation MGINRGGAHEFGASVGMTATSELVVATGLTLLAAALLAPVVALPFLFVGAAGVAMVVLVAVVGIAWWRLDMRGGLGAANRVTLLRGGLLALLVGFGAIVLAGDTATGTAWPFALALAALVLDGVDGAVARRTGTESDFGARFDMELDAALALVLAILVFAYDRAGVWVLLLGLPRYAFLAAARWLPALRNPLPPSQRRRVICVVQVATLAGSLFPWVGPPLPALACAIAAVLLYGSFAVDVRTLLRGASVATT, from the coding sequence ATGGGTATTAACAGAGGGGGTGCGCATGAGTTCGGAGCATCGGTCGGCATGACGGCGACGTCGGAGCTCGTCGTGGCCACGGGTCTGACGCTGCTGGCCGCGGCGTTGCTGGCGCCGGTTGTGGCGCTGCCGTTTCTGTTCGTCGGGGCGGCCGGTGTCGCGATGGTCGTGCTGGTGGCGGTGGTCGGGATCGCCTGGTGGCGGTTGGATATGCGCGGCGGCCTGGGTGCCGCGAATCGCGTGACGCTGCTGCGGGGCGGATTGCTCGCCTTGCTGGTCGGTTTCGGTGCGATTGTTCTGGCGGGCGATACCGCAACCGGCACGGCCTGGCCGTTCGCGCTCGCGCTGGCCGCGCTGGTGCTCGATGGCGTGGATGGCGCCGTCGCTCGTCGGACCGGTACGGAGAGCGACTTCGGGGCGCGCTTCGATATGGAACTGGATGCCGCGCTCGCGCTCGTGCTGGCGATCCTCGTGTTCGCGTATGACCGGGCCGGTGTCTGGGTTCTGCTTCTGGGGTTGCCGCGTTACGCGTTTCTCGCGGCCGCCAGGTGGTTGCCGGCGCTGCGTAATCCGCTGCCGCCGAGCCAGCGACGGCGGGTGATCTGCGTGGTCCAGGTCGCGACCCTGGCGGGGTCGCTGTTTCCCTGGGTGGGACCGCCGTTGCCGGCGCTGGCCTGCGCGATCGCCGCGGTGTTGCTGTATGGC
- a CDS encoding metallopeptidase family protein, translated as MIFRSITGNFIKNVGFVVEDEPSPEQRERLHLHHGVTLFGLYEGVPLTQRNNNYSGVLPE; from the coding sequence ATGATATTCCGGAGCATCACCGGGAACTTTATCAAGAATGTTGGCTTTGTGGTTGAGGACGAACCGTCACCTGAGCAACGCGAGCGGCTGCATCTTCATCACGGTGTCACGTTATTTGGGCTATACGAAGGAGTGCCGTTGACACAGCGCAACAATAACTACAGCGGCGTACTGCCAGAATAA
- a CDS encoding trehalase family glycosidase gives MNEQPSLFNAAKAVLEANDQGNYTVPAPGLYPHQWLWDSCFIAIGQRHYDVQRAQTEITHLLTGQWSNGMLPNMIMSHDKHARDGNIWLSWVNPHAPDHINTSGITQPPVIAEAVYKIGQKLSLPERRTWFKTVYPALLKYHEWLHNERDPHNEGLTLQIHPWETGLDNTPPWMRELKDHQMPLWIQVVEKLRLDKVIALFRRDTKLIPAEQRLSTLEALAFFSTQRRLRRKQYDIGRILTHALFSIEDLTFNCILIRADKVLCDMAKTIKKEIPEDLRNRMKKTEDALEQLWDPYSSQYYSRNFVTHTLIKEPSIAALMPLYAGCITQERANVLVKQLENKHLYGPAYPVPSVAVNSDWFKPTGYWQGPTWVNTNWLIIEGLRQNGFKDHAEALRESTLEMVAQAGFREYFNPLNGEPAGAENFSWTAALTIDLLQNS, from the coding sequence ATGAATGAGCAGCCTTCTTTGTTTAACGCGGCAAAAGCTGTTCTTGAGGCCAATGATCAAGGCAACTACACCGTACCTGCACCGGGGTTATACCCGCATCAATGGCTCTGGGATAGTTGTTTTATAGCCATCGGCCAGCGACACTATGATGTGCAGCGCGCCCAAACCGAAATAACTCATTTGCTCACTGGCCAATGGAGCAACGGAATGCTTCCCAATATGATCATGTCGCACGACAAACACGCCCGTGATGGTAACATTTGGCTCAGCTGGGTTAATCCGCATGCCCCAGATCATATTAATACCAGTGGCATTACCCAGCCTCCAGTCATAGCCGAAGCAGTCTATAAAATTGGGCAAAAACTATCCCTGCCAGAACGCCGCACCTGGTTTAAGACCGTTTACCCGGCACTTCTTAAGTATCATGAGTGGCTGCATAACGAACGTGATCCGCACAACGAAGGTTTAACCCTACAAATCCACCCCTGGGAAACTGGCTTAGACAACACACCGCCTTGGATGCGCGAGCTAAAAGACCACCAAATGCCCCTCTGGATTCAGGTTGTTGAAAAACTTCGGCTTGATAAAGTTATAGCCCTTTTTAGGCGTGATACCAAACTCATACCAGCCGAACAACGCCTCAGCACCCTAGAAGCGCTTGCCTTCTTTAGCACACAACGACGATTACGCCGCAAACAGTACGACATTGGTCGCATTTTGACACACGCTCTTTTTTCTATTGAAGACCTTACTTTTAACTGCATTCTCATACGTGCCGACAAAGTCCTGTGTGACATGGCCAAAACAATCAAAAAAGAAATACCAGAAGACTTGCGCAACCGCATGAAAAAGACCGAGGATGCACTTGAGCAACTCTGGGATCCGTACAGTAGCCAATATTACTCACGTAATTTCGTAACACATACACTAATTAAAGAACCCAGCATTGCCGCACTTATGCCATTGTACGCTGGTTGCATTACACAAGAACGCGCCAATGTTCTAGTAAAACAACTAGAAAACAAGCACCTCTACGGCCCGGCTTACCCAGTGCCAAGTGTTGCCGTCAATTCGGACTGGTTTAAACCGACTGGGTATTGGCAGGGCCCAACCTGGGTAAACACCAATTGGCTTATCATAGAGGGTTTGAGGCAGAACGGCTTTAAAGATCACGCCGAGGCACTACGCGAGTCAACCCTAGAAATGGTCGCACAGGCTGGTTTCCGTGAATATTTCAACCCACTAAATGGAGAACCGGCTGGTGCAGAAAACTTCTCATGGACAGCAGCATTAACTATAGACTTATTGCAAAACAGCTAA
- a CDS encoding phosphatase PAP2 family protein yields MLIGGVSISRVFLGVHLPMDVVGGIAVGWACGEVFKYVDIVDKTKHPKPGITDKLRKKKGKAKKSSKRKQKGLKAKK; encoded by the coding sequence GTGTTAATCGGTGGCGTAAGTATCTCTCGTGTATTTTTAGGCGTTCACTTACCGATGGACGTGGTTGGCGGTATTGCTGTGGGCTGGGCTTGTGGCGAGGTGTTTAAATATGTGGATATTGTTGATAAGACCAAGCATCCAAAACCAGGGATAACCGACAAGTTAAGGAAGAAAAAAGGCAAGGCTAAAAAGAGCTCAAAACGTAAGCAAAAAGGCTTGAAGGCTAAAAAATAA
- a CDS encoding YajQ family cyclic di-GMP-binding protein: protein MANFSLDIVSDYDKAEINNVFDQVQREMANRYDFKGTPATVEWLNDDKAGLKVIGDSDMQIDAILDIVRKKLGARNQSQKVLDTSKESVTTNMKTSKEVPFIQGLDQDKAKQITKIIREEFPKAKTQIQGQEVRVTSNSKDNLQAIMKLLRSKDFDFPLNFTNFR from the coding sequence ATGGCAAATTTTTCATTAGATATAGTCTCAGACTACGACAAGGCAGAAATCAATAACGTTTTTGACCAAGTCCAGCGTGAAATGGCAAACCGCTATGACTTTAAGGGCACGCCGGCTACTGTAGAGTGGCTCAATGATGACAAGGCCGGGTTAAAAGTGATTGGCGACAGCGATATGCAAATCGATGCCATTCTAGATATTGTGCGTAAAAAACTTGGCGCCCGAAATCAATCCCAGAAGGTTTTAGACACATCAAAAGAGTCGGTCACCACAAATATGAAAACCAGCAAAGAAGTCCCTTTTATCCAGGGACTCGATCAAGATAAAGCCAAACAAATTACCAAGATTATCCGAGAAGAGTTCCCCAAGGCAAAGACTCAGATTCAAGGTCAAGAAGTTAGAGTTACCAGCAATAGCAAAGACAACCTGCAAGCCATTATGAAATTGCTACGCTCCAAGGATTTTGACTTTCCACTAAATTTCACCAACTTCCGCTAA